The Chanodichthys erythropterus isolate Z2021 chromosome 14, ASM2448905v1, whole genome shotgun sequence genome window below encodes:
- the tbc1d4 gene encoding TBC1 domain family member 4 isoform X3, translating to MNKPSTSMQNLEHMDGRELLPLSPRALNQDQDPQASPLSPEQGFGGEKGRRSPADYRALWKKAIHQQILLIRMEKENQRLEASRDELHIRKMKLDYQEVCQCSKEVQAVWDRKLSSPCRTKVQWDKEEIHSAVCQGVPKSRRGEVWLLLSQQYRLRHRLPQRQQPPETPYQDLLKQLTAQQHAILVDLGRTFPTHQYFSAQLGAGQLSLYNLLKAYSLLDTEVGYCQGISFVAGLLLLHMSEEQAFDTLKFLMYDLGIRRQYRPDMISLQIQMYQLSRLLHDYHRNLYTHLEEHEICPSLYAAPWFLTLFASQFPLGFVARIFDLLFVQGTEVIFKVALCLLSSHEGEILECDGFESIVDYLKSTIPTLTYSQMEETITKATEMDISKQLHAYEVEYHVLQDELSDAPPPSEESDRLDKLEKANAQLKKQNMDLLEKLQAARLKIQTLESSVESFLSRESKMKHLIRSLEQEKASYQKTIERMRSSLPSDAMAEVEMTQLKSNNNGKAKAACKKP from the exons ATGAACAAACCTTCCACTTCTATGCAAAACCTGG AGCACATGGATGGCCGGGAGCTGCTGCCACTTTCTCCTCGGGCTTTGAACCAGGATCAAGACCCTCAGGCCAGCCCCCTGTCCCCAGAGCAGGGCTTTGGTGGAGAGAAGGGCCGGCGCAGCCCAGCTGACTACAGGGCCCTGTGGAAGAAAGCCATCCATCAACAGATTTTGCTCATCCGCATGGAGAAAGAAAACCAGCGCCTGGAGG CCAGCCGTGATGAATTGCACATTCGTAAAATGAAGCTGGACTACCAGGAAGTGTGTCAGTGCTCCAAAGAGGTGCAGGCTGTGTGGGACAGGAAGTTGAGCAGCCCCTGCCGCACTAAAGTACAGTGGGACAAAGAAGAGATTCACAGTGCCGTCTGCCAGG GTGTCCCCAAAAGTCGGCGAGGTGAGGTGTGGCTCCTCCTTTCCCAGCAGTATCGTCTGCGTCACCGTCTGCCGCAGCGGCAGCAGCCCCCTGAAACTCCTTATCAGGATCTCCTCAAGCAGCTCACAGCACAGCAACACGCCATCCTGGTTGACCTTG GCCGGACATTCCCAACGCACCAGTATTTCAGTGCTCAGCTGGGAGCTGGGCAACTGTCTCTGTACAATCTCCTGAAGGCCTACTCCCTGCTGGACACGGAGGTGGGCTACTGCCAGGGCATCAGTTTTGTGGCCGGTTTGCTACTGTTGCATATGAGCGAGGAACAGGCTTTCGACACCCTTAAGTTCCTCATGTACGATCTGGGCATTCGCCGGCAGTACCGTCCCGACATGATCTCCCTGCAG aTCCAGATGTACCAGCTGTCCCGACTGCTGCACGACTATCACCGTAACCTGTACACTCACCTGGAGGAGCACGAGATTTGCCCCAGCCTGTACGCCGCACCCTGGTTCCTCACTCTGTTCGCCTCTCAGTTCCCGCTTGGCTTTGTTGCCCGTATATTTG ACCTCCTGTTTGTCCAAGGCACTGAGGTGATTTTTAAGGTGGCCCTGTGTTTGCTGAGCAGCCACGAGGGAGAGATACTGGAGTGTGACGGCTTTGAAAGTATTGTGGACTACCTTAAATCCACCATCCCCACCCTCACTTACAGCCAAATGGAAGAAACGATCACCAAG GCGACTGAGATGGACATCTCCAAGCAGCTGCACGCATATGAAGTGGAGTACCACGTCCTGCAGGATGAGCTATCAGACGCTCCTCCACCATCAGAGGAGTCTGATAGGCTAGATAAACTGGAGAAAGCCAATGCCCAGCTCAAGAAACAGAACATGGACTTGCTAGAGAAACTGCAG GCGGCCCGTTTGAAGATTCAGACATTGGAGAGCAGCGTGGAGAGCTTCCTGTCACGAGAGAGCAAGATGAAGCACCTGATCCGTTCTCTGGAACAGGAGAAAGCTTCCTACCAGAAGACTATCGAGCGCATGCGTAGCAGTTTACCATCAGATGCCATGGCTGAAGTGGAGATGACACAACTCAAGTCTAACAACAATGGGAAAGCCAAAGCTGCCTGTAAAAAGCCTTGA